Below is a window of Hyalangium ruber DNA.
CTGCACCACGTTGCCTTCGATCTGCTGGTAGACGAGGAACAGCACCAGCACGATGAGCGCGCGGCGAAAGCCCACGGTGGCCAGGGTGGTGAGCGAGACGGTGATGGCCACGATGAGGCTGCCGATGTACGGGATGAACCCGAGCACCAGGTACAGCATCCCGAGCGCGAGGAAGTACGGCACCCCGAACAGATAGGTGGTGACGCCCGTCACCACGCTGCCCAGGGCGCACACGAGGAAGACGCCCACGAGGTAGCCGCTGACCGCCTCGCGCATGGCCATGATGAGGCCCCGCACGTCCGCGCGCCGATCCGGCCGCATCCAGTGGAGCCCCTGGTCGAACAGGTGGCCGCCCGACAGCAGCCCGAAGACGGACAGGGTGAGCACGGCCAGCCCCGTCACCAGTCCTCCCAGCGTGTAGCTGAGCACGTCGAACGCCGAGCCGGCCACGGTGGCCGAGAAGGAGAGCAGCTCGCGCTCCACGAAGGCCATCAGGCCGAAACGTTGATCCAGCGAGCGCAGCCACGGTGAGCCGCTCACCCGCTCGATGAACCCGGGCAGCGCGAAGACCAGGCTGCTCACCTGCTCCACCATCATCGGGACGATGGTGAGCCCCACCAGCCCGAACAGCCCCATGACGGACAGCAGCGTCAGCAGCACGCCCCAGCCCCGAGACAGCCCGAGACGCTGGAACAGCCGCACCAGCGGGTCGAGGGCCAGCCCCAGCATCAGCGAAATGGCCAGCAGCGCCAGCATCGGGCGCAACTGGTAGAGGATGAGGCCCAACGCCACGATGGCCAGCACGTTGAGCCCCACCGTCCAGACGGTCCGGGGCGACACTTGCGAATGGGCAGGCCGGTCCATGAGGGCCGCAAGGTGGTGACGCCCCCTCCCCGATTCACCCGCCCTCCAGGGAGGGCCGACCGCTGGTCACCACTGGGCGGCGCGGCCCGTCCACCGCTCAACACCCACGCGGCCCGCTCCGGTGCGACAACGTGCGGAAAGTCCCGGGCTCAGGGCGCCACGGTGACTTCGAAGTCGCTGGCGTGACGGATTCCGCCCACGCAGGCAGCGACCCCTTCGCAGTCGAGCACCGTGGCCTCCAAGTTGGCGCTGAGCGTCAGCAGGTGGATGGCGGCGGGGGTGGCCTCCGGCAAGGTGAAGCTCACGGCGCTGCCGTCCTGCTCGACCTGGAGGAAGGCGGGGGCCCGCCCCTCCTCGCGCAGCAGGCTGGCCGTCACGGGACCCGGGCTCTCCTCCGCCGGCTGCCAGCGGTAGGTGTAGCGCTGGCCCTGCCGCAGCGTCGTCCCCGCGCCCACGCCCTCGTAGACGAAGTGCCGCTTGGCCTTGGCGCCTTGGAGGATGAGGGTCACCACGCGCGCGCCGTCCTCGCCCTGGAGGAAGACACGGGCGTCCTCGACGGGCTCGGCGTCCCAGGCCTCCGGGTTGAAGTCCAGCCACGCGCGCGTCTCCTCGCACACCTCGCGGCCGCCGGTGCCCACGATGCCTCCGGGCTCCAGTTCCATGAGCTGACCGTTGAAGGTCGCCGTCACGCCCGCCTCGAGCTGGGTGCAGCCCTCCTCCGGCTGGGAGAGCGTCAGCGTGAAGCGGTGCGAGCCCGCCGCGTCCGGCGTCTCCAGTTGGTCCAGGTCCACCAGGGTGAAGGTCAACGTCCGGTCGGCGAGCTCCTCCAGGGAGACGGGCCGGGTCTCGGTGCGCCCGCCGCAACCGGCGAGCAGCCCGAGCAGGGCGAGAGACGAGAGGGGTGCGAAGGAGGGAAGGAAGCGGCGGAGGCGAAGCATGCGGCGCGAGACCCTATCACTCTCGCGCCAGCCGCTCCTCCAGCCCCGCCTTCACCTGGGGCCACTCGGTGTCGAGGATGCTGTAGTACGCCGAGTCCCGGACCACGCCCCCGCGCACCAGCATGTGGTTGCGAAGGATGCCCTCGAACTTCGCGCCGAGCCGCTCGATGGCGGCCCGCGAGCGCGCGTTGCGCTGGTCCGTCTTGAACTGCACCCGCATCACCTGGAGTGTCTCGAAGGCGTGCCGCAAGAGGAGGAACTTGCATTCGGTGTTCACCCGCGTGCGCCACGCCCTCCGCCCCAGCCACGTGTGGCCGATCTCCAGCGTCCGGTCCGCGCGCGAGATGGTCATGTAGCGCGTGGTGCCCAGCGGCGCCCCCGTCTCCCGGTCCCGGATGAAGAAGGGCTGCTCGGTGCCCTGCTCGGCCGTCCGCAGCGCCGCGGCGATGTACGCCTGGAGGTCCGCTTCCGTGCGCATCACCTGCGAGGTGAACTCGAACACCTCGTCCTCGCAGAGGGAGGCCAGCGCCGAGGCGTGCTCCGGGCGCAGGGGCTCCAGGCGCACCGTGCTCCCCTCCAGCGTCACCGGTGGGACGACCAGCGGGAGGGGGTCCCTGCGGGGAAGCTCCGTGTCCGTACTCATGACCCCATTGTGCCCGGGGGAGGCCTTGCCTGCGCGGAATGTCGGTGTTAATGAACGTGTTCACTGAACGTGTTCATCCAATGAAACGCGCCGAACAAAAGACCGAGACACGCCGGCTCATCCTCGAGGTCGCCAAGCGGCACTTCGAGGCCCGGGGCTTCGTCGACACGAACATCCGTGAGGTGGCCCGCGAGGCGGGGGTCGCGACGGGGACGGTGCTCCTGCACTTCCGTGACAAGGAGGACCTGCTGCATGCCGCGCTCTTCGAGGACCTCGAGCGTGAAATCGAAGAGGCCCTGGGCACCGTGCCGGAGGGCACGCTGGAGGAGCGCCTCGCCCACCTGACGCGCCGCATGTTCGGCTTCTACGCGGACCGCCCTGCCCTCTCCCGCACGCTGCTCAAGGAGTCGCTCCTGGCCTCCCCCCCCTGGGCGGAGCGGTTCGCGGCCCAGGTGGCCAAGGTCCACCAGCGCATCACCGCGCTGGCGGACGAGGCCGCGCGCGAGGGAGAGCTGGCCAGCGACGCGAGCACCGCCCTCCTCGGGGTCGCCTACTTCTCCTTCTATTACTTCGCGCTGATCGCCTGGGTTCAGGGTGGGCACCCCGACCCGGCCGCGCTGGTGGGCCGCCTCATGCGCCAGCACCTCGACGGGCTGAGGCCCGCCCCTGCCCCCCGCACACGAAGCCCTCAACGCCCCACCCAAAGGAAGAGCCCATGAGCCAACGCATCTTTCGCGACGCCTCCGCCCGAAGCACGCTCGACGCCTGGTACTCGCGGTTCCTCGCTCACGTGCGGGCCCCGGTGACCCACCGCGAAGTCACGACGACGCTCGGACCGAGCCATGTGCTCTGCGTCGGTGACCCGGCGCTGCCCCCTCTCCTGGTCCTGCATGGCGCGATGGCCAGCTCCGCCCACGCCGCGAACGAGCTGGGACCGCTGGCCGAGCGCTTCCACGTCCTGCTTCCCGACGTGCCCGGCCAGTCCATCCGAGGGCCCGAGGTACGGCCCCCGCTGAAGACCGACGCGCACGCGCGCTGGCTGCTCGAGGTCCTCGACGGCCTGGGCCTGAAGAGCGTCGACCTCTACGGCATCAGCTGGGGCGGCTTCGTCGCGCTCCAGACGGCCACCGTCGCGCCTGCCCGAGTCCGGCGGCTGGTGTTGCTGGTACCCGCGGGGGTCGTCTCCGGTCCCGTGTGGGCGGGGCTCACCCAGCTCGCCATCCCCATGATGCTCTACCGCAGCTTCCCGTCGGAGGAGCGCCTGCGCCGCTTCGCGACGCCGCTGCTCACCACGTGGGACGAGGAGTGGGGGCGCTACCTCGGAGACGCGATGCGCTCGTTCGTGCCCGATCTGCGCCCGCCGCCGCTGGCGACGGCCGAGCGGCTGCGCGGCTTCCAGACGCCGACCCTCGTTGTCGGGGCCGACAACGACCTCAGCTTCCCGGGGCCGAAGCTCCTCGCGCGCATGAAGGAGCTCATCCCCCACGCCCAGGTCGAGCTCATCCCGAACTGCCGGCACATCCCGCCGACGAACGATGCGTTCCGAGGCTGGATGGCTGAGCGCGTGACGCGCTTCCTGGCGACGGCAGGCCCGGCGACGGCGGAGGCGCACGCGCGCTCCGCCTGAAGCCGGCACCTCCTCGTCCAGGCGCTACCTCAGAAGTAGCGCTTGCGCTTGCTGCTGGGGAGGATGCCCAGCACCTCGCGGTACTTGGCCACCGTGCGCCGGGCGATCTCCGTGCCCTGCGCCTTGAGCAGCTCGACGATCTTCTGATCCGAGAACGGGTTGCGGGGGTCTTCCTGCGACACCAGCTGCTTGATGTGGTGCTTCACCGCCTCGCTCGCCGTGTCCTCTCCGGACACGCGGGCAATCGACGAGTTGAAGAAGTACTTCAGCTCGAAGATGCCCTGCGGCGTGTGGACGTACTTGCTCGTCGTCACGCGCGACACGGTGGACTCGTGCATCCCGATGTCCTCGGCCACGTCCCGCAGGATGAGCGGCTTGAGGTGGGCGATGCCCTTGTCCAGGAAGTCCCGCTGGAACTTGATGATGCTCTCGGTCACCTTGTAGATGGTGCGCTGCCGCTGGTGGATGGAGCGGATGAGCCACTGCGCGCTGCGCAGCTTGTCCTGGATGAACTCCTTGGTCTGCCCCGGCGACACCGCGCCGTTCTTCAGCGCGTTCCGGTACGCCCCGGAGATGCGCAGCTTCGACAGGCCGTCGTCGTTCAGCACCACCGTGTACTCGTCCCCCATCTTGTAGACGAACACGTCCGGGGTGATGTACGGCGCGTCATCCCCGCTGAAGTTGCGGCCCGGCTTCGGATCCAGCTTGGGCAGCAGGCGCGTCGCCGCCACCACCTCTTCCAAGGGCACCTTCAGCTCCTTGGCGATGGCCGGCAGGTTCTTGCTCTCCAGGTACTTCATGTACCGCTTGATCATCAGCCCCAGCATCGGGGAGTACTTGTCCTTCAGCGCCTGCACCTGGATGAGCAGGCACTCCTGCAAGTCGCGCGCGCCGCAGCCCTTGGGGTCCAGGTTCTGGATGCGCCGCAGGGTCCGCTCCGCCACGTGCATGGGCACGTCCGCCTCGTTGGCCAGGCGAATCAGCGGATCGCCCTCCACCTCGGGCAGCTTCAAGTAGCCGTCATCATCCAGGTTGCCGATGATGAGCAGCGCCACCCGGCGCTCGGCGTCGTTGAGCTTGAGCATCCCCATCTGCGTCTGCAGGTGGTCGAACAGGTCCTCCTTCTTGACCAGGTTGGCCTCGAAGGACGGCATGTCCTCGGTGGCCACGTTGCCCCGGTTGGAGGGCGTGCTCTGCTCGTTGAACTGGTAGCTGTTGAGGTACGCCTCCCAGTCGATCTCCGGCGGGTTGTCCGAGTCACCCTTGAACTCCGGGGTGCTGTCGCCCACCATCGAGGCTTCCTGGTCCCGGGGCACCTCGATGTTGGCCGCCTCCAGGGAGGCCTCGCCCGGCTCCTTCTCCGCCACATCCAGGGGCGCCTGCTCGTCCGGCTGCTCCAGGAGCGGGTTCTGCTCCATCTCCTCCCGGACCTGCTCCAGCAGCTCCATCCTCGACAACTGAAGGAGCTTGATCGCCTGCTGCAGCTGCGGCGTCATCACCAGCTGCTGCGAAAGCTTCAGGCTTTGCTTGAGTTCCATCGCCATGGACTAGGGCTCCCCACCGACACAAAAGGTGTCCCTGACGACTTCCCCAATCAAGGACCGTGCCAAACTAGCAAGACCCCCTCCATTCGTCTAGTGCCCACGGGTATGGCCCCTTGCTTGCATTAGACGATTTCCATAATCGAATCATGGATTTAGAGGACTCCTCAGGTCTCCCGGGAGGTGTTCACCCCTTGACGCAAAGGGTGGGCCAACTTGCTGGGCAAGCGTGCTTGGAGCTCCACGGACCCGCTCTGAAGGCCCCTGGGGAAGGGCCCTAGGGAGACTGCAGCCGGAAGCGCTCTCCCAGGTAGACGGCGCGGGCGCGGGGGGAGGCGGCGATCTGCTCCGGAGTGCCCTCCTCGAGGATCTGCCCCTGGGCGATGATGTAGGCCCGGTCGCAGATGCCCAGGGTGTCCTGGACGTTGTGGTCGGTAATCAGCACGCCCAGGCCGCGCCCCTTGAGCAGCGAAATCTGTCGCTGGAGGTCCCCCACGTTGATGGGGTCCACGCCGGCGAAGGGCTCGTCGAAGAGGATGAAGCGGGGGTTGGGGATGAGCGAGCGGGCGATCTCCGCGCGCCGCCGCTCGCCGCCCGAGAGCGTCTCGCCCAGGGCGTCGGCCACGTGGCCCAGGCCGAACTCGTCGATGAGCTCCTTGGCCCGGGCCTCGCGCGCCTTCTTGTCGAGGCCCTTCTGGAGCTCCAGCACGGCCAGGAAGTTCTGGCGCACGGTGAGCTTGCGGAACACCGAGGCCTCCTGCGGCAGGTAGCCGAGGCCGCGCCGGGCACGCCGGTGCATGGGCAGGTGCGTGAGGTCCTCTTCCTCCACGCGCACCCGGCCGGCGTCCGGGGTGACGAGGCCCACCACCATGTTGAAGCTCGTCGTCTTCCCGGCGCCGTTGGGCCCCAGGAGGCCCACCACCTCGCCCTGGGCCACGTTGAAGGAGACGCCGCGCACCACCTGGCGCTTGCGGTAGCTCTTCTGGAGCCCCTCGGCCCACAGCCGCGCGCCGCCGCTCATGGCCGCTTCGCGCCTCCCTTGCCCTTCTTGGGGGCCTCGGGGGCCGTTTCGATGACGATGCGCGCGTTCTCCACCTCCACGCGCTCGCTGCCCAGGGTGAGGCGCACCTTGGTGCCCTTGAGGAACGTGGTGCCCTGGCGCGCCTCGGGCGAGCCCGTCACCACCAGCACCCCACTGGGCACGTCGTACTCGGCCTTCTCGCCCCGGGCGAAGCGGTCCCCGTCCTGGGCCTGCACGCCGCCGGTGCATTCCACGCGGCGCACCTCGCGCGACTCCGTGTAGAAGGCCTCCATCTTGTCGCAGCGCAGCTCCAGCGTGCGGTGCTTCACCTGCACGTTGCCCGTGAAGGTGGCCGAGCTGCGGCCGCCGCTGATGAGGTTGGCGGAGATCTCCACCGGGTCTCGCAGCGGCGCCGACCCGAGCAACTGGGGACGCGTGCCACCGTCGGCCCCCGCCCCGGGAGAGGCGGGCTGCACCACGAAGAAGGCCATCGCGAGGAACTCGATCACTTTGCCCCTCCCACCACGGTCTCTGTTGCTCCTTCGAAGGTGAAGTTCCCGTCCGGGAAGGACAGCTCGAAGGTGTCCGCCCGAAGGGCGTAATCCGGCCCCTGCACCGCCACGCCCTCGCGCCCGCCCGCCTTCTTGCCAGCGGCGTCATAGGTGCCCCGAGGCGTGCGCGCCACCAGCCCGTCGGCGGTGCGGACGACGACGCCTCCGGAGGCCACGAGCTGGCGCGAGGAGAGGCTGCCTTCCATGACAGGCGCTCGAATCTCCATGCCGCCCTGGGGCGCGGAGGGCATCCGCTCGGTGTCACGCCGGCCCGGCATGCGCAGCAGGGTGTTGGTGGCCATCACCGCCCCTTCCGAGCGCTGGTACGTCAGGCGCTCGGCCCGCCCGGCCAGGACGAGCTGGTCTCCCTCGAAGGACTGGAGCTGGACTCCTCGGAGCACCACCTGGGGCGGTGGCTCGGAGGCACCCGCCCCGTCCCGGCGCGGGCCACATGCGGCCAGGAGGGCAAGCAGGCTGGAGAGCAGCAGGAGGCGCGGCACGGGGCTCTTCCTATCACTGGGTGGGCACGGGCGCCTCGGCTCCCGTGGGCAATGTCGCGGGTTGACCTTCCGGGCGGGTCTTCCACCGCTGGTGCATCCACACCCACTGCTCGGGGGTGCGGCGGATGGCCGTCTCGATGCAGCGCGAGAGGGTGGCCGTCAGCGCCAGCGCCGCCGCCTCCCGGTCCTCCTCGGCGGGTGGGGAGACCTCCTCCATGGTGAGCCGGTAGCCCGGGCCCTCGCGGTGGCAGAAGCCCACCACCACGGCGGCGCCAGTGCGCAGGGCCAGGTCCGCGGCGGCCCGAGGCGTGGCAGCCAGCTCTCCGAAGAAGGGGACGAAGAAGGACTGCACCTTGGTGTCCTGGTCGATGAGCAGGCCGAGGATTTCGCCGTTCTTCAGCGCCCGGAGCATGTGCCGCACCGCGCCGTCCTGGCCGCGCCAGATGCTGCGCACCCCGCCCCGCTCCCGGAAGCGCCCCACGAGCGCGGTGAGGCGCGGGTCCGAGGTCTCCTTGGCGATGCTCTGGCAGGGGAAGCCCTCGGAGGCCACGCGCCGGGCCAGCAGCTCCCAGTTGCCCACATGGCCGGAGACGAACACCACGCCCTTGCCCCGGGCGAGCGCCGCTTCCAGAACGCGCCGGTCCGCCTCGGGCCAGGCCACCAGCGGCTTGAGCTCCTGGTCGAGCGCGGCGGTGCAGCCCACCTCGAAGAGGGCGGCGCCCAGGTGGCGGAAGGAGGCGCGGGCCAGGGCGAGCCGCTCGGCCTCGGACTTCTCCGGGAAGGCCCGGGCGAGGGACTTGAGCGCCTTGCGCCGCTCGCCGCCGGCCACGAGGAAGGCGAGTGTCCCGAAGCGCACACCCAGCCACCGCGCCAGCCCGAGGGGAAGTGGGTGGACGAGGGCCAACGCGGCCCGCACGAGCAGGTAGCGGAGGAAACGCTTGAGCCGCTTTGCTAAGGGTGGGCGCTCCACAGCAGCGGTTCTATATCCCAATGCGCGAGTACAACTTCGACGGTCTCGTTGGCCCCACCCACAATTATGGTGGCCTCTCGGTCGGCAACCTGGCTTCCACCACCCATGGGGGCCAGGCCAGCTATCCCCGCGAGGCGGCGCTCCAGGGCCTGGAGAAGATGCGCTTCGTCTCGGGGCTGGGGGTGGGCCAGGCGGTGCTGCCGCCTCAGCCGCGCCCCTCGCTGAAGACGCTGCGGTTGCTGGGCTTCAGCGGCACGGACGAGGAGGTCATCACCCGCGCCGCCCGGGAGGCCGAGCACCTGCTGCGGCTCACCTCCAGCGCCGCCGCGATGTGGACGGCCAACGCCGCCACCGTGGCGCCCTCGGAGGACACGGCGGACAAGCGGCTGCACCTGACGCCCGCCAACCTCCAGCAGATGTTCCACCGGGCCATCGAGGCGGAGACGACGCACTCGGT
It encodes the following:
- a CDS encoding AI-2E family transporter: MDRPAHSQVSPRTVWTVGLNVLAIVALGLILYQLRPMLALLAISLMLGLALDPLVRLFQRLGLSRGWGVLLTLLSVMGLFGLVGLTIVPMMVEQVSSLVFALPGFIERVSGSPWLRSLDQRFGLMAFVERELLSFSATVAGSAFDVLSYTLGGLVTGLAVLTLSVFGLLSGGHLFDQGLHWMRPDRRADVRGLIMAMREAVSGYLVGVFLVCALGSVVTGVTTYLFGVPYFLALGMLYLVLGFIPYIGSLIVAITVSLTTLATVGFRRALIVLVLFLVYQQIEGNVVQPLIQRQTLKMNPLLIAIVVIIGAMLMGVLGGVLALPVAAALQVVLQRVQRARSRRWEQEARPGGPPDGGLGPPVPQGRQEELPFSEDSEEPLPH
- a CDS encoding GNAT family N-acetyltransferase, whose product is MSTDTELPRRDPLPLVVPPVTLEGSTVRLEPLRPEHASALASLCEDEVFEFTSQVMRTEADLQAYIAAALRTAEQGTEQPFFIRDRETGAPLGTTRYMTISRADRTLEIGHTWLGRRAWRTRVNTECKFLLLRHAFETLQVMRVQFKTDQRNARSRAAIERLGAKFEGILRNHMLVRGGVVRDSAYYSILDTEWPQVKAGLEERLARE
- a CDS encoding TetR/AcrR family transcriptional regulator, with product MKRAEQKTETRRLILEVAKRHFEARGFVDTNIREVAREAGVATGTVLLHFRDKEDLLHAALFEDLEREIEEALGTVPEGTLEERLAHLTRRMFGFYADRPALSRTLLKESLLASPPWAERFAAQVAKVHQRITALADEAAREGELASDASTALLGVAYFSFYYFALIAWVQGGHPDPAALVGRLMRQHLDGLRPAPAPRTRSPQRPTQRKSP
- a CDS encoding alpha/beta fold hydrolase encodes the protein MSQRIFRDASARSTLDAWYSRFLAHVRAPVTHREVTTTLGPSHVLCVGDPALPPLLVLHGAMASSAHAANELGPLAERFHVLLPDVPGQSIRGPEVRPPLKTDAHARWLLEVLDGLGLKSVDLYGISWGGFVALQTATVAPARVRRLVLLVPAGVVSGPVWAGLTQLAIPMMLYRSFPSEERLRRFATPLLTTWDEEWGRYLGDAMRSFVPDLRPPPLATAERLRGFQTPTLVVGADNDLSFPGPKLLARMKELIPHAQVELIPNCRHIPPTNDAFRGWMAERVTRFLATAGPATAEAHARSA
- the rpoN gene encoding RNA polymerase factor sigma-54, whose product is MAMELKQSLKLSQQLVMTPQLQQAIKLLQLSRMELLEQVREEMEQNPLLEQPDEQAPLDVAEKEPGEASLEAANIEVPRDQEASMVGDSTPEFKGDSDNPPEIDWEAYLNSYQFNEQSTPSNRGNVATEDMPSFEANLVKKEDLFDHLQTQMGMLKLNDAERRVALLIIGNLDDDGYLKLPEVEGDPLIRLANEADVPMHVAERTLRRIQNLDPKGCGARDLQECLLIQVQALKDKYSPMLGLMIKRYMKYLESKNLPAIAKELKVPLEEVVAATRLLPKLDPKPGRNFSGDDAPYITPDVFVYKMGDEYTVVLNDDGLSKLRISGAYRNALKNGAVSPGQTKEFIQDKLRSAQWLIRSIHQRQRTIYKVTESIIKFQRDFLDKGIAHLKPLILRDVAEDIGMHESTVSRVTTSKYVHTPQGIFELKYFFNSSIARVSGEDTASEAVKHHIKQLVSQEDPRNPFSDQKIVELLKAQGTEIARRTVAKYREVLGILPSSKRKRYF
- the lptB gene encoding LPS export ABC transporter ATP-binding protein, encoding MSGGARLWAEGLQKSYRKRQVVRGVSFNVAQGEVVGLLGPNGAGKTTSFNMVVGLVTPDAGRVRVEEEDLTHLPMHRRARRGLGYLPQEASVFRKLTVRQNFLAVLELQKGLDKKAREARAKELIDEFGLGHVADALGETLSGGERRRAEIARSLIPNPRFILFDEPFAGVDPINVGDLQRQISLLKGRGLGVLITDHNVQDTLGICDRAYIIAQGQILEEGTPEQIAASPRARAVYLGERFRLQSP
- a CDS encoding LptA/OstA family protein, giving the protein MIEFLAMAFFVVQPASPGAGADGGTRPQLLGSAPLRDPVEISANLISGGRSSATFTGNVQVKHRTLELRCDKMEAFYTESREVRRVECTGGVQAQDGDRFARGEKAEYDVPSGVLVVTGSPEARQGTTFLKGTKVRLTLGSERVEVENARIVIETAPEAPKKGKGGAKRP
- a CDS encoding lysophospholipid acyltransferase family protein — protein: MERPPLAKRLKRFLRYLLVRAALALVHPLPLGLARWLGVRFGTLAFLVAGGERRKALKSLARAFPEKSEAERLALARASFRHLGAALFEVGCTAALDQELKPLVAWPEADRRVLEAALARGKGVVFVSGHVGNWELLARRVASEGFPCQSIAKETSDPRLTALVGRFRERGGVRSIWRGQDGAVRHMLRALKNGEILGLLIDQDTKVQSFFVPFFGELAATPRAAADLALRTGAAVVVGFCHREGPGYRLTMEEVSPPAEEDREAAALALTATLSRCIETAIRRTPEQWVWMHQRWKTRPEGQPATLPTGAEAPVPTQ